AACATATAGGGTAATCCATGCAAATAAATGTTGTTTTCACCTAAAGATTCTCCGTGGTCGCTGACATACAGCATGGACGTTTCGTACCTTGGCGTATTCTTCTTTAAAAATCCAATGACTTTAGACAAGAAATGGTCGGTATATAGAATTGTATTATCATAGGCGTTGACGATCTCTTCATCACTACACTGACTGAGCTCGTTGGTTTGACAGGCGGGTTTGAAAACTTCAAATTGTCTGGGATAACGTTTGTAATAGGCGGGGCCATGGCTACCCATCTGATGTAAAACAATTAAAATATCGTGCTCTTGCAGATCGATATATTCTTGCAATCCAGCAAGCATCCCTTCATCGCGGCACTCTGTATCACATACGGGATTGACCTCAGGGTCTCGATAACTCTCGTATGGTACGCGATCCGCTACGCCTTTTGAGTCAGAATTATTATCTCGCCACAGCACGCTAATGTCCGCTTTGGCTAAGATATCTAATACATTTTCAGTATTGCTTGCATCATCAATATCAAACTCATCCCTTGGTAACATAGAAAACATACAGGGCACCGAAACGGCAGTAGACGTGCCGCAAGCGGTTATCTGGGAATAGTTTATCAAGCGTGACTCTTTGGCAAGATTGGGATTGGTTTGACGCCCGTAGCCATTTAGCGAAAAGTGATCTGCTCGGGCCGTTTCACCAACCACCACAATGACTAATTCTCTATGTAAATCTGTTAGCGGAATAGATGACCTTGAGGTCATTTTTAAATATACGCTTTGCGCTGTCGATTTCATATGTTGCGAAGTGATTTTTACTGCAGAATACACAGGATGTAGTGGGTTAGTATAAAACCGCAGTGACTTGTGTTCGCGAATAAAGCTGGCGTATTGATCACTAAACAAGAATACACTGGCTACTACAATGCCTATTAAGACCAATCCAGCGGCCAAATTGAATTTAAGGGTGCTGAAGAAAGTTTGCTTACGAATGGACGACATAGCAATTAGTACTGATGGTAAAACGCCGAATAAGGAAACTTGTAGAATAAAAGTCCAAGAGATTAAATCAAATGCCTCCGCCGAGTCTGTTTCTAACATACTACGCAGCATATCGGAGCCAATGATAATGCCGAATTGATCAGTAAAATACCCAGATAACGCTGAAATAATCAATAAGGTAGCGATGGCAATTTTGGTGGGCAAGATTATATCTAGCAGCAATGCTAATAAACCAATTATTGAAAACAACACCAGAAATAGTGAAATAAGAAAACCGCTGTGCAGATCCCACGCATAGACTTCAGTGGTTTTGGCAAAGAAAGTCAGATTGCCGGTAATGGATATAAATAGTGCAGTTATAAACAATAGTAATTGTGCTGAGAGCTTGGGTAAATAACGATTTAACATAGCGATGGACTCTACTTCAATTCGATTTTAATGAGTTCGTTGTCGGTCATATTTGGGCTTATATCAGCCAACAGAAAAGGGCTTCACCCCATACTAAGGCGAGTAAACTCAATGCAATAAATACTGCGGATGAACCTAAGTCTTTAGCACGCCCGATCAAAACATTGTGTTCCAAAGTCACACTGTCAGATAATGCTTCGAGGGCAGAGTTGACTATTTCAGCGAATAGCATGAACAGGATGCTTGCAATTAACATCAGCCAGTGCATTCTCGATTGGGCAAGTATAAAGCTCAGCGGAGTCAGCAGCAGAGCAAGGGTACATTCTTGTCTAAATGCTGATTCATGGATCCAAGCCGCCCTGAATCCTTTTATAGAACAGGTGGTGGCTTTTAAAACCCGCTTAAAACCTTGACCGTTGGGTTTATTGACTACTGTATGCATATTGGTATCCATGCTAAAAAAGATAGAAAGTGAAAAGATTAAAATTGATATTAGTCATCTAAAAGGACTGCTTAATTTGCAGACGCCATTCCCAAGAGTCGACATTAATTGAAGTCGAAAATGGCTTTACGATATCCATATGAATAACACTTTTGTGACTAGAACGATTGGAGTATAGTCTAGCGCCGAGGCCCATACTGGCTAATGTAGAATTAGTTTCGTTGAAATCAGTTTGTGAACCAGACCAAGCCTTACCTACATCAACAAAGGTTGCAAAACCAACATCTAGTATTTTGTATATATTGTAATCAGTGTACAAACGGGCTTCAATAGAGCCTGATACGCTGTTATCACCATGTTGATATTGCAAGGGATAGCCCCGTACCCCATTTTCGTCACCTAGGGTAACAGGATCGTCAAGATACTGATTTTTAGAGGCTGTGCCTGATAGCCTAGAATAGAAACCGAGTAAATCCGAATAGCGATAAAAATACTCTGCTTTGGCTGAGGTTATCAAGCGATCAGGCTGAGATGTATTGAAGTCGCTGTTAGCTGACAGGGCTAGCAATAGCAGTCCGTCATTAATATTAAAGCCCTTGGATGCATTCACTTCAAGGTGATAACCAAGGCTGGCACCAGGCGCCAGATCATTTAGCTCCACCCCGAGTTTGGACTCAAAATGCCAGCCTAAATTGATGTCTTCGGCTTGTTTGATTAAGTAGATCTCGGACATGACCTTGTAGTCCCGTTGAAGGTACTCAATTCCTATCCATGGGTATTGATAGTGTCGATCTTGTGGCAGCAATAGGGAATCGTTGATAGCGTCTAGATCTGTAGCTAAGAATTTTGACTGATCTTCCACTACGCCCATTTTTAGCCTAGTGGTTCTATTGGCATATTCATTTAGTTGCCACCCCATAGCCGCCTCGTAGCGATGGTTCTGCAAATCAAACCGATTACGAGTTTGGCCGGCCTGGTATATGTCCTGAGTTTTATCATCATGTAAATAGGAGCCAAAAAACATGTTTTTAGCGTGCAGGTCGTAAAATGGTTTGTCGAAAACAAGGTGGCTAAGTTGCCCGTCATCATTGTCCATTAAATCTACAAAAATAGTAGAGTGGGGGGCAAAGGGCATGGGCGATTTTAATGTAAACTGATAACCACTGCGCTGCACATCACTACTATATCTTACTCTAGCTCTTATACCCGTACCTAACACATTGTCTTCTTTGATGCCTAAAGAGAACTTGTTTTCTCCTCCTTTACGCCCAAAGCTGACCGTTGGAATCAATGACCAATTATCCCATGTTGTCACCTCAACATCGGTAGGGTCATCAAAGTTACATTGCGGGCTAAACGATACTTTGGCATCTCGAATATAAGGCTGGTTGCGAATGATTCTCTCGGCTTCCAATAAATCATCGTGATCTATTGTATCTCCAGCTTGAAAGGGTAGGCGCTCTTCAACAACAGCTTGCTGAGTATTAACATGCAGCCAGTTGGCAAAATAATGTATGGCCATAGTGTCTTTTTCCGATTCATCAAAAATCGGATTAGTGACAATTTTTAATTGACCCACTTTTCGTTTGGTATTGTTAGCAGCCGATTGACTGATATCACTATTAGGTACTTCACAATCACTCTGCGCAGTGCTGTGAAAAGGTAGCAGTGCGCAAAAAGTGATGAAAACAGAATAAGTAATGCTATTCATGGCAACTCAAGGCAGACGATATGCCTTGTCCTTATATGTATAAACAGGCCAAAGGGAGTGGGCTAGTGCGCGTTTTTGCAATACCGGATCCGCAGGTACCGGATATAATGTCTTATTGGCATAGGTGAACTGTTGGGGTTTTTGCTGCTTTTGCAGCACAACAACTTTATCGTTTTCCATATAGGCTTGGGTGCCGGCAAACTGCATTATGGCCCGCCCGGGAATTTCATTAATATCCTGACGAGTTAAATCTATGCCAATGGCTGGGTGCTTAGATTCCACCCCAATTAAAGAAAGGAGCGTGGGCAGCATGTCCACTTGGCTGGTAACTCGTTGAACTGCCACAGGGTCGATATCTGCGCCCATAATCAATCCTGGTATCCTAAATTTACTAATAGGCACAAGTTCGTTGCCGTACACTCTATCGCTGTGATCAGCGATGATAAGAAATACGGTATCTTTCCAATAGTCCGATTGTTTAGCCTTTTCAATAAATTCCCCAAGGGCGTAATCGGCATATTTCACCGCATTGGCGACGGTATTTTTGGGTTGTTCAGCCAAGTCGATTCGACCATCAGGAAATTCAAATGGCGAATGATTTGTTGAGGTAAATACCAGACTGAAAAAGGGTTGTTCGTCACCAGACATAGCTTCAAAAGTTGCATGGGCTTGGTTGAGCAAATCCTCATCTGACACCCCCCAAGAGCCTACAAACTCGGGGTTCACAAAATCTTTCTGTTCGATAATCTGATTAAAGCCATTGTTGGAAAAGAAACGCTTCATGTTGTCGAAATGCGCTTCACCACCATATATAAAAGAGGTTTGATAATTTTGATCTGCTAATAATTGAGCTATAGTGAAAAAGTTATTTTGACTGCCGCCCAATTTAACCACAGAACGAGCGGGGGTGGGTAAGAAGCCAGTTATTACGGCTTCGATACCGCGCACCGAGCGAGTGCCAGTAGCATATAAATTTTCAAACCATATGCCCTGATTGGATAAACGGTCTAGATTAGGGGTTATATCTCTGCCACCCAAACTTCCCACAAAGTCAGCACCTAGGCTCTCTTCTAATATGATGACTAAGTTTTTACGAGTTGCTGGTTTATTAATTCTTTGCGAGTGTAATGTTGGGATATTTGGGTCTAAAAACTCACTTGGACTCAAATTCATCGAATTGAATACTTCAGATAACACCTCGGATTTGGCTAATTCTCCGTACTCCGGCATACCATTTTGTTCATGACGAAGTTTTTCGTAAAGGGCATAGGCTACAGAATAGCCTGAGCTCAACGGTAATGAATTGACTAAGGTATCTGATGAGAACGCCACAGTGCTTGGATTAACTGGCCTATGACCCACTGTCGATCTGGCCGCACTAACACACAGGATTAGCCCTAATACCGTCAATAATGGCGCACTCCAAAATATGGCGGGTCGGCTCTGAGACTCGAAGTACTTTAGCAGTCGGCCGAAATACCAGGTTAAGGTTGCGGTAACCGAAATCGCTAGGAAAAGCTGCAAAGGTACGGCTTTTAATAGCATTGAAATGACTTCTTTGGGATAGGCTAGGTACTCAATCATTAACACATTTGGTCGAAAATCATATTGACCAATAAAATTTGGAGTGATGCATTCAACGAATATTAACAATGCTGCTACTATCAAAAAATAAATTCGTAAAACCGGCATGGTCACGGCATAAGTCAGTCGGTTGAGCGACAACAAGGGGACCAGTAAAACTGGAATGATAATTAGTTGGGCCAATAGCACCAAATCAAATCGAACCCCCTGCAATAATACATACCAAACGCCATCAACCGCAGCTACACGGTCCAATTGCCAAACCACAAGTAAGGCTCGGCTAAGACTTAAAAATACTAATCCACAAGCTAAAAATCCTAGAATCGGCAGTGTCCAACGGTAATGATCGCGTTCCACAATGTTACTCAATTAATGTATCAGGCGGGCAGTCTATAGGTGCATATGTGAACCAAATGTCACATCAGAGACTCGAAAAAGGAGTTGTAGATCAAAAGTGCTCCGAATATGCTGTGTAATATGAAAATTTTGCTATTAGAAGATAATGTTCAACTCGCTGAATCTCTGGGTGAATACTTGGAAGGTGTCGGTTGTGAGTTGGATTATGCGTATAACGCAAAATCCTGTGTAAAGTTAGTCGAACAAAATCAATATGATGCCCTGGTGTTAGATATTTCCATGCCTGGCATGACGGGGTTACAGGCTTGTGAAGAGATACGCCAACGATTGCAAGTTGCCACCCCCTTATTATTCTTAACCGCCAGAGATAGTTTAGAAGACAAACTGATTGGATTTAACACGGGTTGTGATGACTACTTGGTTAAGCCTTTTGCGCCTGAAGAATTACACTGCCGTTTAAAGGCTTTGGAAGCTAGGGGGCCAAGACGAGACATAGGCATGCAGACATTTGGTGTGCTAACCATCAATCATGTTCACCAGAGCGTGGAGCGCGAAGGCATAACTATTCAATTGCACGCTACTCAGTTCAATCTTCTCAAGCAACTGATTAAAGCGAGCCCTAATGTGGTTTCAAGAGAAACATTAGAGCATGCGGTGTGGGGCGATGATCTGCCAGAAAGTGACGCCCTTCGCACCCATATGTATCGACTGCGTAATACGCTAGATAGACCTTTTAAAACGCCATTAATCACCACTGTACATGGAAAAGGTTACCGCCTTGAAACACACTAAAGCGATTCAAAATAAATTAACTGGCGCATTTATTATTACCACCTTTGTGATCAGTAGTTTGTACGGTTTATTGGTATTTAACGCCATGAAATATACCGAGGATGATATTCTTAACAGGCGACTATTAGCAGAAGCTGAATATTATTTCGACCAGGTCAAGAGTCAACCCTTGCAGGCGCTTTTGCCTGCCTCAAAAGGTCTTGTTAGTTATTTGTCCAGCTCTGCAGATTTGCCAGACTGGCTAAAAGCTGAACCCCTAGGTACGCGCGAATTACATGATAAAGAGTTGCACGTTGGGGTGTTTACTGTGCCGGGTACTAACGAGCGTTTGTACTTGTCATTGAACGAGCTAGAGTTGTCTAGCCTTGAAGGCGACCTATCAACACTGTTCTTAGTTCTTCTATCGGTAGGAGCAATGATTACCGTAGTTGGCTTGATGATAGGCTTATTTTTTAGTCGAGCCATTTCACAACCTATAATTAAATTAACAGAAGATGTTGAGAACAAGCAACGTAGTGGTAATACTCCATTTTACGGTGCAGATAGAAACGATGAAGTGGGCGCACTTAGCCGAGCGTTTAGTGGCTTGATAGGGCGCTTACAAGGATTTTTAGAGCGGGAAAAAGAGTTTACCCGTTACGCCAGTCACGAATTACGCACACCCATATCGTTAATTAAAAACGCCATCGCGGTGTTGCGTTTACCACAGCAAGATCCGCAGCGATATGAGCGTAATATTGGTCGAATTGAAAGTGCGACACTAGAGCTGCAAAGTCTAGTGGATACCTTTTTAACCCTAGGTCGAGAGACCTCCACTGAGTCCCAAAAAAACGTGGCACTTGTCGATGTCATCCAACATAACCTAGAGCGCAATCAACAGGTTAATGTCGGCAAGAAGTTTGATATAGAATTATCAATTCAGAGTGTCCCAGAGGTCATCAAGGGGGATAAAAAATTAATTGATATCTTAATCGATAACATTATTCGCAATATCTACACTCACGCCGATTCGACGGCAACCATTGTCATTAACAAGCATTCTATTTTATTTGAAAACAATTTTGTCGAGAACCCACGAGATTCGCTAGATAGAAAGACCTATGGCTTAGAGATCATATATAAGTTGGTGGATAAATGTGGATTCAAAATGACTAGAAAGGTGACCGATAAAAGCTATTTCATTGAGCTGATTCTGGAAGCCAATGAATAACAACAAATATAGATTAAACAGCGCTCAAATGTGCTCATGTAGCTGATGGCAGCAATGCGCCGTGCAGGACTAAAAACTGTCGGTTTCATCTTGAAGAGATGGAACCGACAGTAGCATTCATTCGGTTAAACAATAAATACTTTGAGGTTAGCGTGAAGCTCAGTAACTCGTTGGCTAATGGTGTTATTCGCATTCATCGTTGCCTTTGCACCTTCTTCTGTTACGTCGGCAAGTTGACTGATATTGATTAAATTACGGTTAATCTCTTCGGCAACCGCGGATTGCTCTTCAACTGCCGCTGCAACTTGTAGGTTCAGATCAGATATTTCTTCAATGGCGACTGCTGTTGTTTCAAAAGTTTCACTCGTTGTGGCGCTTTTTTGCAGACAGATACTCGCGCTATCGCTACCTTTGCTCATGCTTGCTACGGCATTGCTTGCTTCAGCTTTTAATCTTACCAGCAGGGCTTGGATATCAACTGTTGAAGTCTGTGTGCGTTGGGCTAAAGTACGGACTTCATCAGCAACCACTGCAAATCCTCGACCTGTCTCGCCCGCTCGAGCGGCTTCGATGGCAGCGTTTAGAGCCAGTAGATTGGTTTGCTCGGCAATACCTTGAATTGCTTCGAGTACACTACCGATGTTATTTGTTTCAGATACTAGATTTTGAATAACATTAGACGCTTCACTTACTTCGTCAGACAATTGCTGCATGATTGATTGTGTATCTAGGGCATCTTTCTTACCTTGCATAACATTATCTTTTACACGCTGTGTCACTTCAGCAGAGTGAGCAGCATTTCTTGCAACTTCTTGGGTTGTGGTGCTCATTTCGGTTACCGCAGTCGCCACCATCTCGGTCTCTAGGCGTTGTTTTGATACGTTGTGTTCGGTTTCGCTCATGGTTTGCATAGCAATTTGTGACGATACTCCAAGCTCATCGGCTTGCAGATTAGTGTTAGAGATGAGTACCCGTAACACAGCTGTAAATTTATTAAATGCTCGTGCTACATCACCTATTTCATCCTTGGCGGTATCATTTAGGGAAACGGTAAGATCACCATCGCCTTCAGCAATTTCAGCTAAACGCTTAGCTAACTGGTTAACTGGACGGGCAATTGCACGACCAATTACAATCGGTAAAATGATACCGATTATTGTTGCTATGACAAAAGTAACAATGATCCAAATGATACCACGTTGTTCATCGTGCTCGGCTGTTATAGCTGCTTCTAGGGTGAAGTTTTGGATATCATTTAACTGGGCACTAATTTCTTCCGTCACCTTCTTTTGTAATTCTTCAACCTCTATAGCTTGTTCAGCTAAATCAGAAATGTTCATTGATTGGGATTGAGCTAGAAGAGTAACTATTTGGCTATTTAATGTTTTGTAATGTTGTTCTATTTTTTTCAAGTTTTTCAATACACTCTGAGACTTTTGATTGATTTTCTCAGAATGATTTTGTTGCAGCATTTTATTGACATGACTTTCAGCTGTATCTATTTCAGCTAATACTTTTGTGGTAATTGAGTTAAATTGCTGTTTAGTGTTACTGAGTTTACCAAGGCCGTTGCCAATATTTTGCTCAGCCAATGCCATGTGGAACAAAGCTCGTTCAAATAGGATAGATTGTTCTGCTTGATGTTCTGAAATAAGTGTAAGCATGTTAGCTAGCGGGATATCTTCTTCTGCAATGTACTTTATTTCTTCACCTAGCTTTGCCATCTGAAGCATAGCAATGATGCCCATCACTATCATCAATGAAAGTTGGCAAAACCCCAGTATCTGTATTTTAGTGCCAATCTTAAACTTGCTAAACATTGGATTATTTCCTATCTTAAACACGGCCTTGGAAAGGCTTGCTTACGTTAAAGTTTCAACGACGGTTATACCGTCGTTGAATTTGTCAATTACCATAAAGACAGGGTGAAATTTGGGCGCTTTCAGTTCTTAATAAAGATAGAAACCCTCGTAGCAATGCAGTCCAGATTACAGAAGTCTTAGAATGGTTTAATAAAAGCCACGCCAAGAACATATGCTTCTTCACCATCGATGAAATCAACTGCTACCGTAGGGGCTACACCAAAGTCACCAAGATGGAAATCATAGCTAGCACTAAGGCGATAAAGATCTTCAGAATGGGGATGATCACCACCAAGCTTTTCTCTGCCTACGCCCATACCTAAGCGGACATTCTGAGTGGGATGGTAATATAGTGAAGCCAAAGAAACGGTTATTCCGTCACCGTGATGGGCGTCTTTGGTTTTTTCATATACTGCACCTGCACCCCAGTTAGTATTAAATTTGTACTCGTACTCGAAACCGTAGGTAAGTTCAGTTTCATTTTCGGCGTTAGTCATACCAATAAAAACACCTGGAAAGTGTTGTTCATCACCCGCTGCTGCAACCCCAAACGCAAAACAGGTGAGAAGTGTAGTAGAAAGTAACTTTTTTAAACTAATCATAAAGTGAGGATCCTAAATACAATGAAATCAGTTAATATCGATTGGCGTTATGTTAATGCAATCGATTCTATATAGTACTATACTTTGGTATGAAGAGTGGCGATAAATTGAATCAGTAGAAGCCTTTTCGAGTAAATTATTGAAAAATAACACCCGAGTTATTAATTGATAATATTTTGATTGTTAATTTTATTATTATGGCTTTTTTCGTAGTATCAAATTCATATTAGTTTTAAATTAAATTACCTTTGCTAATTGAGGTTAGTAAGTTTTTGTTTTTATGTTACTGATAATAATGGTTTTATTTTGGTTGTGGTTAAATCTCGCTGGTCAGGCTGTGTTTGATTTTTAAGTTGGAGTTTATAAAAAGTATCACTGAACTAAACTCGGAGTAAAATAACTTTCAGGTCAATATTTTCTAAATTTATATTCTTTATTGCCCAATTAAAAATACAAAGTGGTTATTATTTAATTGTGTTATATAAATACATACCTGTGTATTTTTGTTCGGTCTAATTAAACAATAATACTGAGTTCGCGTTAAAAATTACTCGGATATGTTTCTGGCCCATATTGTTACAGATTATTTTAGTTTTAAATCCTCAATAAAAATGTTCTGTAGAGTTGCAAAACTTGTTCAATCGAAGCATTAAGTCGATGGTCGCCATCAATCAGGTGCAAGGTGCATTTTGCCTGATGTGCATATTTGATTGAGTTATCTATCGGAATTATGTTGTCAGACCAACCGTGAGCAATCTCAACGTTGCTCAAATCAGTGGGGTAGGATTGGTGTTGATAGTCAGGCATATACAGCGCAGGAGCTAGTAAAAATATACCCTGCGGTTTATTGGCTTGTGCCGCGACGAGTGAAACATAACCTCCCATACTTGAGCCGACTAAAATGTATGGCTGAGTTTCCCTTTGCAAATAATTATTGAGCTTCGTTACCCGCTCGTCTGGATTGACTACAGCGGTATAATCTAGACTATCAACCTCTAAACCCAACGCTTTACTTAAATTGGCGAGCTTGGTTATTTTACTCCCCCAAGGCCCACTTTCTTTGCCGTGCGAGAAAACGACTTTCATATCACAATCCTAGTTAGGTTTTAAAAAATAGCATTAGCAGAATATCAAAGGGATAACGCATGTTAAATCCGCTGCTCTTCAACAAGACTAGAAGTTTTAGGCCTGAAAATGCAGCGAATGAACAGTAAAGGTGTTCAACATCAAGTGATGAAAACTCTTAATGGCCATATGTCATATATGCCGTATTTAGTGTCGCTCAGGTCATTAAGCCTCTTTCTGAACAGTCGCGATTCAATACAGCCCAGCTCCTATGAGTCATTGTTCCCTTTGAATGTGTTTTTATAGACCTAAAAGACCGCACCGCGATTAAGCTAGACTTAGTATACATTAACCGCGATTTAATTTAAATTGAGTGAACTGTCGATAGCTAGGCTACCGGCTAAAAACAATATCGGTCTGCTTATTAATTGTGGCATCACCTTCTCGTGGGGCTTTCAATATGGTGTCATATCCAAACAAGGTTAAGCCTATGAATCTGCTCAAACTTATCACCGCGGCATCTGCGATTTGTATTCTGTTCGCCTGTAATGAACCGCCACTAGCTGTTGATAAAAAAGCAGGCAGCGGAGTGGAACAACTAGAAACTGTGAGTGCAGAACAGCGCACTATCAACATCGAAGTGCAGTTTGATGGTATCGTGGAAGCGGTGAATCGTTCGACTGTTTCAGCCCAAACCAGTGGTCGAATTGTAGAATTGCCCTTTGATGTGGGGGACTTTGTCGCACAGGGTGAGGTGATTGCACGTTTGACCGACAGTGAGCAACAGGCCGCACTAGTCAATGCCAATGCACAACTAAACGATGCTCAGGCAAGATTTACAGAGGCAGACCAGCAACTGTCACGGATTAATGATGTCTTTTCACGAGGTGCAGTGTCTAAAGCAGATTTAGATAGAGCCAAAGCCGCACAAAATAGTGCTGCGGCTAGAGTTCAATCAGCCAAAGCGGCGATCACGGATGCCCAGCAAAGACTGTCATACACCAAGGTTGTTGCGCCCTATAGCGGGATATTAGTGCGCCGACTGGCCGATGTCGGCAGCACAGTTGCCCCAGGAAGCCCGTTGATGGAAGGGGTTTCACTTTCACATTTGCGTGTTCAAGTTGATGTGCCACAGAATTATATTGGCTCGCTAAGACAGCACAAACAAGCACGGGTGATACTTCCTGACGGTCAATCTATTGAGGCAGCGTCATTGCGCATACCCCCTTCGGCGGATACTGCTAGTCATAGCTTCAAATCGCTGGTGGAACTGCCTCAAGCTGAACGGGAGCCGCCATTATTTCCAGGTACTCTAGTAAAGGTTGCTTTTGCAACCGGCAGTGAAGAATCAGTTACATTGCCCGATGTTGCCGTAGCAAAACGTGGTGAAGTCAATGGCGTTTATGTATTGGACGCCAATCAAATGCTTGAATTTCGTTATGTTCGTCTCGGTAAACTGTTAGCGGGCGACCATAGGGTAGTAGAGGCAGGTATTGAGCAAGGCACACTAGTTGCGCTAGACCCAGTTGCTGCTGCCAGCGTATATAAATCCCAGCATTTTAATCACCAAAATTAAAGGAGCTGCGAATGTCTGCTGCCACACCGTTAGGGATTTCCGGGCGTATAGCCAAACAATTTCTGACATCAGAAATTACCCCACTATTGGCTGTGGTTGGATTGTTGCTTGGTTTGTTTGCTGTTTTGGTGACTCCTCGTGAGGAAGAGCCGCAAATTAATGTGACCTTTGCCAACGTGTACGTGGCTTTTCCTGGCGCCAGCGCTAAAGAAGTCGAGTCACTGGTTACTACCCCAGCAGAACAGATTGTGTCGGAAATCCAAGGGGTGGAACATGTCTACTCAGCCTCCTCACCGGGTATGGCTCTATTGACCGTTCGCTTTACCGTAGGCGAAGACAGAACGGATGCCATAGTGCGCTTATATAATGCCTTTTATTCAAATCAGGATACCTTTCCGGCTAATCTTGGCATCATGCCTGTCCTGATAAAGCCGAAAGGAATTGATGATGTACCTATCGTAAGCGGCACCATATGGAGTCAAAATCCAGATTTAACCAGTGTGGATTTACTCAGCATAGCCCGCGCGATGGAGGCCG
Above is a window of Aliiglaciecola sp. LCG003 DNA encoding:
- a CDS encoding methyl-accepting chemotaxis protein, whose product is MFSKFKIGTKIQILGFCQLSLMIVMGIIAMLQMAKLGEEIKYIAEEDIPLANMLTLISEHQAEQSILFERALFHMALAEQNIGNGLGKLSNTKQQFNSITTKVLAEIDTAESHVNKMLQQNHSEKINQKSQSVLKNLKKIEQHYKTLNSQIVTLLAQSQSMNISDLAEQAIEVEELQKKVTEEISAQLNDIQNFTLEAAITAEHDEQRGIIWIIVTFVIATIIGIILPIVIGRAIARPVNQLAKRLAEIAEGDGDLTVSLNDTAKDEIGDVARAFNKFTAVLRVLISNTNLQADELGVSSQIAMQTMSETEHNVSKQRLETEMVATAVTEMSTTTQEVARNAAHSAEVTQRVKDNVMQGKKDALDTQSIMQQLSDEVSEASNVIQNLVSETNNIGSVLEAIQGIAEQTNLLALNAAIEAARAGETGRGFAVVADEVRTLAQRTQTSTVDIQALLVRLKAEASNAVASMSKGSDSASICLQKSATTSETFETTAVAIEEISDLNLQVAAAVEEQSAVAEEINRNLINISQLADVTEEGAKATMNANNTISQRVTELHANLKVFIV
- a CDS encoding YqiA/YcfP family alpha/beta fold hydrolase; protein product: MKVVFSHGKESGPWGSKITKLANLSKALGLEVDSLDYTAVVNPDERVTKLNNYLQRETQPYILVGSSMGGYVSLVAAQANKPQGIFLLAPALYMPDYQHQSYPTDLSNVEIAHGWSDNIIPIDNSIKYAHQAKCTLHLIDGDHRLNASIEQVLQLYRTFLLRI
- a CDS encoding efflux RND transporter periplasmic adaptor subunit, which produces MNLLKLITAASAICILFACNEPPLAVDKKAGSGVEQLETVSAEQRTINIEVQFDGIVEAVNRSTVSAQTSGRIVELPFDVGDFVAQGEVIARLTDSEQQAALVNANAQLNDAQARFTEADQQLSRINDVFSRGAVSKADLDRAKAAQNSAAARVQSAKAAITDAQQRLSYTKVVAPYSGILVRRLADVGSTVAPGSPLMEGVSLSHLRVQVDVPQNYIGSLRQHKQARVILPDGQSIEAASLRIPPSADTASHSFKSLVELPQAEREPPLFPGTLVKVAFATGSEESVTLPDVAVAKRGEVNGVYVLDANQMLEFRYVRLGKLLAGDHRVVEAGIEQGTLVALDPVAAASVYKSQHFNHQN